The genomic segment GCTCAGGTACGAGGCGTTCGTCCCGGCGGGCGAACGAGACGGGCATGTCTACAAACTGATCGAAGTACACCGCGGCGGCTTCCGCTTCGATCACGCGTAAACGGTTGAGTGTGCCGGCTCGGTCCAACGACGTAGCTGCACTCCGAATCGCCCGAGCGGCCGATGCCCGTTCCATCGTATCGAGCACGATGGCTTGCCCGAGCAGCTTTGCCTTAAGGATTTCCCGTGTGATGCGGATTCCGACCTCGGCTGTCGAGGCTCGTGCCTGCTCGCGACGGAGCCGGGCATCATCGGCCCCGCGTGGTCCTGTGGCTAGCAGTACCTCGCCGTGGTCGCCAATCTGGACGATGGAGACGCCGGCGTCGTGCAGCCAGAGGACACTTTCAAGGCTGATGAAACCGGAGTGTCCCAGGATGATTAGCCGGCGAAGCTTGCTTGTGGCTTTGTGCAGCCGCACGCGGCGGCGCACGTCGCAGTATCCGTCCGAACAGATGAGGTGGCCGTGTTCGACAAAGCACTTGAGACCGTATCCGGAGAGGACGAGCACGCCATTCCGAATTGCTCGGGCAGGTGGAACTATGCTAGAGTGGTCCCGCATCGAGCGGTCGCTCCCCTCCAAAGGTGGTGATGGCTCGGTGTCACGCCCCGGGGTGCCGCAAGCGCCGCCGGGGCACTTTCTCTTTGGTTGGATATTTCGACATGGTGGCCGTGGGCGCCCCCTCGTTTCAATGGGTCTAGATTTCTAAGGCGCAGGCCTTGACTTGTCGTATTCGCGTCTTTATAATTGCAGATGGAGCATTACCAAGGGGTGGCGAGGAGATGGCGTCGCGGATTTATGTTGAGGCTTACGGGCTACCATATGAAGTCGGCTTAGCCGTCCGCGAGAAGTCGGTAGACGACAAGCAGCCTCGGTCCCGAACGGTTGCGCGTATTCTTCAGGCTTTCTTACCGGCAGCGACCCGAGTTAAGTTCAATACTGCGTGGCTCTCAGATCCGGAAGTGTGCGCTCAGGTTCAGGCGAACATTGAAGAGACTCTCCGTAAAATCCAGAGGCAGGTCAAGGATATGCGTGACACAGACACAGGGGCACCGGTGGTCTCGACGGCAGCGCGAACACGTAAGCCGCTATCAGAAAGACATACAAAGATAACGAAAGGTCGGTAGGAAGCGCAAGACCGGGCGCTAGAGACGCCCGGTCGAAACGATCTGTCCCTGGTTCTAACATCTACCGGGGTGTTGCCCGCACCCCAGGACGAGAGGAACGCGACGTGCTCACTATTCATACTAGTATCGGTGCATTTGGTGGTCAAGCCCTCCCGGAACCAGATCCGGGGTCCCCTGAAGGCGGTTGCATCGTCCAGGTCCTCTCGGAGGATGGCACCTGGGTTGACGTGCCTCCGGGTGTACCCGATGGCTGGAGCCTTAATGATTACGGGTGCTTTGTGCGACGTGACCCCGAAACCGGTGAACCGATTCCGTTTGCGGCCCCGCGACATGTTGAGGAATGGGAGCTTTGGATTCCCCAACCAGGTGTCGCACGGCTTGTCATCAGGCTCGCGCGTGAGTGCTCGCCGATTCGTGTTCGGTCCAGGATGTCGGGCTTCCACGCCGGCGTGGCGCCACCCCCTCTTGACGATGACACCCTAAATCCTCTACCACCTCAGACTTCCGCTCGTCGGTTCCGCCCCGTTCTTCCGATTGCTGACGTTCTTAGGTTCTCCCGGCGTGGCCCTCTCTTTGGCGCGTCTCCCGTGCGAATCTACTTTCTTGCCATGCTGCGGCGCCGGATGACATCGCGGGCGCGACGGAAAGCCGGATTATGACTGCGGCCCGGGACGTCCCTGTCTCTCCCTCTCAGGTGCTTTTTCTGAACGGCTCATCGCCGGAGCCGAACGTGTCCTCAAAGCGGCCCGGTCGCGTGCCCTCGAAGCGGCCCGGCATCGTCGCCGCGAACCGCCAGATTCCGCCCATTGTCGCGGAGGCGCTGGCGGCACTCGACGACGCGCAGGAGCGACTCGGGCTGTACGTCCAGAGTGGGGCGGTAGTACGGCTCCGGCATGATCGGACCGGCCGCGCGATCACGGAGCTCGTCACGCCATCCTTAATGGTCTGGCTGCTCGCGCAGGCCGCGCCCTGGACGTTCCCGCAGCCGAACGGTCAGATTCGGCAGGGACCGCCTCCGCTCGTGATCGCACATTCGGTGCTCGTCGTCGGTGACTGGCCATTCCCCGAGCTTGCCGGCGTGATCGAGACACCGATCATTCGGCCGGACGGCTCCATCCTCACCGAACCCGGGTACGACGAGGCGACCGGATTCTTCTACGCGCCCCCTGACGGGTTGTCCGTCCCGGCCGTACCTGAGCACCCGACTGCGGACGACATAGCCCGAGGCGTAGCGATCCTCGACGACGCGTACGCCGATTTCTGCTTCGCCGACGAGGCGTCCCGTGCGACCGCAATAGCGGGTCTCGTGACGGCCGTTTTGCGCCCGTCGATTCCGGGGCGGACCCCGCTGTTCGCGTTCGATGCCCCCGTGATGGGAACCGGCAAGTCCGCGCTCGCTGGTCTCATTTCCACCGTCGCGACCGGCGGGTATGCCGGGACGATGCCCGAGCCCGAGGACGATGCAGAGTGGCGCAAGGCGTACACGGCCCTGCTTCGCGAGGGGCACGCGTTGATCGTGCTCGATGACGTACGGCGCCGGCTGGAATCGCCGGTGTTGGCGATGGCCGTTACCGTCGAGCGGTGGCGCGACCGGCTGCTCGGGACCAACACAACGGGCTTCTTTCTGAACCGGACGACAATCAATGTGTGCGGGAATAACCTAGCGCTTGGCGGTGATCTTGGCAGGCGCGCAGTCTGGTGCCGGCTCGATACCCGGCTCGCGCAGCCCTATCTCCGGGACACGTTCCGGCACCCGGACTTCGACGCCTGGGCACGGGAACACCGCGGCGATCTTTTGTGGGCGGTGCTAGTGTCGGCGAGGGCGTGGTGGGCGGCCGGGTGCCCCGACCCGCAGATTCCCGCGCTCGCCGGGTTCCGCGAGTGGCGCCGGATCGTGGGTGGCATCCTGGAGCACGCCGGCATTCACGGCCTGCTCGGCAATCTTGCCACCATGCGCGCGACGTTGGATGAAGGGACCGTGGAGTTCGAGCAGTTCCTTCGCGCGTGGGAGGGTGTGTTCAAGGATCGTCCTGTCCGAATCGCCGACGTCGCACAGGAAATTGCCGGTGGAGGGGTGCTCCGCGAGGCTGTCCCCAGCCGGCTCGCCGAGTTCCTCGACCACAAGGGCAAGCTCTCCCATCGTCTCGGCAATCTCCTCCGATGGAAAGTCGATGTCCGGCATGGTGTGGATTGCATTCGTGTGGAGCGCGGCGGGTTTGACGGCCATGCGAATGCAGGGACGTGGCGCGTCGTGCTCGATGAAGCCCAACAGGTTTCCGACGATGCTGCGGAACCGCAGGTGGTTACCTCGCCTGAATCAGGAGCGGCCTCGGGCGCTACACCCACCGATCACGGCCTGTTGCCCTTTGCGATAGATCGCCTCGCCGGTGATGGAGACGGCCGCCGTACGTACCTGCTCGACCTGGCCCGCGAGCTTCAGTTCCCGCAGCTACCGTTTGCGGCCGGTCGGACCGTGCCTGCCGGTCAACCCGCTTGGACGACGTTCGCAACCCGAGCGTCCACTGAAGACGTCACGTCCGCGGTGGCCGCGCTCCAGGCACTCGCCGAGGAGGCGCGGTAATGGCCCGGCGACGGCGCTACGGCGCTCTGACTCCACGCCAGCAAGAAACATCCCAGCGGGTAGCGCGCGCGGTCAGCCGCGTTCGCCACGGCGAGTCATCCACCTCGGCGATTCGTGCGGAGCATACGTCGAGTACATCGTTTCGGAAGTACGCCGGCGCGACCGTTTATAAGACAACGGGCGGTAGGGTTCGAGTCCGCAAGGTCGATACGCTCGTTCGTGAGCTTCCCTGGTTGAACGAACGCGGCATGATTGAGCGCGTGCCTGTACGCGGCCCTGAGAAGTCGAAGGTCGGCCGGTACTGGAACGCGGTCAAGGCGTTTCGCGACGAGGGGAATGCACGTCCCCTTCGGGATCTCAAGTATAAGACGTTCGTGGACGCCAAGGGCGTTCGCCGTAAATTTAACAGGGATGTCGATATGCTCCGGCAGCGTGGCGGCCGAGGACGTCTCGGGTTCGATGACTTCTATGCGTGACGTCGAGCGCGATCGCCTGCTTCGCCACGGCCGTAAGGCGCAACGCCTGGACGAGCCGGTCCCAGTCTGTCTCGGCTGCGGCTGCGCGTCGGTCGAGGCGCTCACCGGCGTCCCATTTCGGAGCCTGCCGGTGTGGGTCCAACGCCGGATTATCGAACGCCATCATCCACGCGGCCGTGTGGTCGATCCGGAGTGGGTCGTTCCCCTCTGCCGGTCCTGTCATGCTGTGGCGAGTGACCGTTGGTACGACCTACCGGCTGAAGTTCGCGCGCCTACGACAGACCGCGAACGTGCGGTGGCGGTGCTCTTGGGCGTCGCGGACTGGCTCCGCACGGTTACCGAGGGGGCCGGGATGGCACTGGTGCGTGTCGAGGAGGTCGCTACCCTGTTGCTCGCGGTGGACGACGAGGAGGGGACCCGATGAGAGACGCGACGCCCGGCGTGCGCGCGTTCGTGGAGCCCACCGACCCGAAGGGGGCAGCCCAGGACTGGCGGCCGCGTACCGGGTGGCGGTCGCTGCGCTACGGCGAGCGTGTCGTCATCGTGGACACGGAAACGCACGGGGTTGGGCAGGCGCTGCTCGTCGGCGGCTACGTGGTCGCGAAGTGGACCGGGACGGCCTATGAGCGGGGCCAGGAGGGGATCGTGCTCGGGGATGGACTTCGGAAGGATGTGGCCCGCCTCGTTCGCTCATACGCGAAAGGCCACCGCATTCACGCCCTCACCCGCACGGAGTTCGCGCACCTGCTGATCCAGGAAGGCTACGGTCTCGGGAGCCTGATCGTCGGGTTCAACCTCGGGTTCGATCTCGGCGCCTTGATCGTGCCCGGGCCGAAGGGGTGGGCGCGCGGGCGCAAGCGGTACCGGCACGGGTTCCTCCTCCGGTTGACGAAGGACCCCTGGCGGCCGGGTATCCATGTCCTCGCCGGCGATGACCCCAAGCAGTTCATTCAGTGGAGCAGTTTCCGTGGAGTCGCTCGGTACGAGGGCAAGGGGCGGCGCGCGTTTGCCGGCCGCTTCCTCGACCTCCGGCGCTGGGCGTACATGTTGTGGGGGAAGAAACTCAGCCTCGAACACGCCTGCGAGTGGGCTGGGACGCCATACCAGAAGCGTGAGGTCCGGTATGGACGCATCTCCGAGAATCTCCTCGACTATCTGCGCGAGGACGTGGACGCGACGTGGCGGCTCTTTCTCGCGCTCCGCGAGGAATGGAACCGGCTTCCATTCACGCCGATTCCGTCTCCGGCGTTGCCCCCGCGGGCAGGCGCTATCGATACGCCCGACCTGTCGCCGGATGCGATCCTCGCGCACCGGATGCAGTCCGCGGCCGGGACCGCGAAAGGCCTCCTGAAAAGGTGGAACGTACGGGTGCTGCTTCAGCATCAGCCCGATGTTCCGCGCGACCTGCTCGGCCTCTTTATGAGCACGCTCCACGGCGGATGGACCGAGGCGCATATTCAACGCACCATTGTGCCGGTGCGGCTCCTCGACATTAGTTCAACGTACCTGACGATGGCGGTGTTGCTCCACCTGTGGGACGTGATCGCGGCCGACCGCCTCGACGTGGTGGACGACACCCCGGCCATACAGGCGTGGCTCGGTTCCCTGCACGCGGAGGATCTCTTGCGCCCCGAAACGTGGGCACGGTTGCTCGTTGTGTGCGAAGTCGAGCCGGCTGATGACGTGCTCCCTATCCAGACGCGCCCCTCTCGGTCATCGGCATGGGTGCTGGAGATGAACCGGGTGCACGCGGCCCCGGGTACGGCACTCTGGTGGGCGCTTCCCGACGTGCTCGCGAGCTGGGTGCGGACGGGACGGGTGCCCCGGATTCGTCGTGCGTGGCGGGTCGTGCCCCGCGGTCGGCAGGCCGGGCTCCGTTCGCTCTCGGCGTGGGGGTTCACCTTCGACCCGATGGCCGACCCGCTCCGGATGCTGCTGGACGTCCGACGCGTCATTGGAGAACGATTGGCCGCCGCGCGGAATGCCGGGGACGTGGCCGGGGCGAGCCGGCTCACCGTGCTGTATCGCGCTCTCAAGGCAACGGCCGAACCACTCGGGTACGGGGTCTATGCTGAAGTCGGCGACTACGGCACCACTGGCGAGCCCGTCCAAGTGTGGAGTGGGGGGTTGCCGATGCGCGCCAGATCCCTGCACGGCGAGCGCCCCGGGCCGTATCTGAACCCGTTCGTGGCCCCATTCCCGCCGGCAGCGTGCCGTCTCGTCATGGCGCTGATGGAGGCCGCGATCCGCGCGTTGGGCGGGACGTGGGCAACGTCCGACACGGACTCGTTCGCTGTCGTCGCGACCGAGACCGGTGGGCTCATTCCCTGCCCGGGTGGCGCGCACCAGCTTCCCGATGGCGCCGCCGCGGTGCGGGCGCTGTCCTATGCGGACGTGGATGCCCTCCGCGCCCGGTTCGACACGCTTGCACCCTGCGGGGGACCCTTCTGGAAGGTCGAGCCGGAGAACGTCCCGCACCCGGAGGCGACACGGGACCGGGCGCTCTACGCGCTCGTGCCCGGTCCGAAACGGTTCGTGTTCGCCAATCTCGCGGACGATGGCCGCGTGCTGATTCGGCGGGCCAGTGCCCATTCACTCGGGCACCTCGTGCCCCCGACCGGGCACGGGAACGACTCGCAGATTGCCGCTGTGTGGGAAGCGGCGTTCCGCCAGGCGCGAGGCGACCGGAAGGCGTTGCAGCGGATGCCGAACGCCGACGTCCCGGCCGTCGCCCGAGTATCCTTCACGCGCCCGACGATGCTGCTGACCGTGGGCGCGACCGGGACCCGTCCCGGGCGTGGCCTGCCGAGACCGTTCGGGTTCGGGCTCGCCGTCCCGGTCGAGGACCCTCTGACCGGTGGTGATGCCTACCCGGACGGATGGTGCCGGCGGGACAAGGCCGAGCGGCGCGGGTGCCCGGATCTGGACGCGGTCTGCCGGTTCCGCGCGCAATGCCCACTCGCGCACCCCATCCGCGTGTTGGCGCCGTTCGACCCGCAACCCACTCGGTGGACGCGGCTCCCTTGGCGCAACCTCCGAACCTGGAAACGCCAGGACCTCGCGTGGGATGATCCAGAGTTCCCGGACGGTCGGCCGCAGCCGCGGACGTATCTCGACATCGCGCGGGCGCACTTTGCGCTCGGTGACCCGCGCTATCTCGGTCCCGACGGCCAGCCCGGGCATATGCACACGCGGGGCGAGGTGTGCCGGCAAGACGTTCGGCTCGTGCCCCACCCGGTGTACGGGGTGACCATCCCACTCGGCAAACAGAACCGCCGGATCGAGGACGCTCGGAGCGGGTTTGCGGATCGGACGCGTACGGTCTACGAACCCGACGTGCCCGAGGTGGACGTCCTGCGGGCGTGGTGCCAACGGCATCCTGTGACCGCGATTGCACACGGGGCGCAGGTGGCGCGGTTCACTATCGAGCGGTTCCGCGATGGGACCTTCGCCACACTCGACCCGGCTACACGGCAGCGCCTCTTCCGTACACTTCTACACCTGGACGCGGCCGCGACCCGCACGAACGAGAACCTGGCGCTTCTCCGTGCGAGCCTCCAAACCGTTTCGGTGTCGTTCCTTTGCGCACACACCAAGTTCAGCCGGAATTGCGTCTACAAGATCATCAATGGGCAAACGCAGCGGGTGTTCCCGGAGACCCGGCAGCGTCTCTGGCAGGCGTACGTCGCGTGGGTCGCGATGCGGGACGCCAAGGCCGTTGGGCTACACGGTGAGGCGGGCGGATGAATACAAGCAATATACGACAGTCCTCGAACGGTTGAGGATCGCTCAGAACGACATGACCCAGGACAAGCGGCGCAAGCGATCACGCACGAAGCGGCACGCCGGGCGCTTCGACGACACCCGGATTCTCGACGAAACGCACCGATCACAGAGACGAACAGGGGACGGTGAGGATACATGGGAGATATTCGGACCTGGCACGCGCCAGACAGCACGAAGGAGGCCGAGCGTGCGGTGTTCGGTCAGTCCGGGACCTCGACCGCGCCGAAGCCGCCCGCAAAGCCGGCAACTGCGGGTCCCGCTCCGACTGCGTCGGCTCCAACTCGACCGCACCTTCCGGCCCGGCCCCAACGTCCCGAGGACGATCTCGGGTGGCTCCGAACTAGGATCGGCCGGCGGCTCGACGTTACGCTCACGAACGGCTCAACCATGCGGGGGCTTCTCGCCAAAGTCTCGCGGTACGAGCTAGTCCTTCGCGATAGCCTCGACCGGCCGCGCGAGGTGCTGGTGATGAAGCACGCCGTGTCGGTTGTCCGGGAGGCCGGTAATGACTGAGACTCCCTGTGTTCAGTGTGGGGGCCCGCGCCGGCTGCTCGCCGTTCAGGACGCGGACCCGTACTGTAGCGTCCGGTGCGCCAAAGCGGCCCATGACGTTCGAGACCCGTTGACGTCGTTTCAGTTGGTGCCCCGCACACCACGGCAACGAGCCTGGCAGCTCGCGTGGCGGCAACAGCGGTACGCGATGGTAGAGCAGCGGCGCCGTAGACAAACCGGCTGAACCGTGATAGGTTCCGCGCCAAGAACAACGATTCGTGCGAGGTGATCCGGACGATGGCCGTCGCAACGATGAACGCGCGCACGGGATTGGAGCAGGCGTTCGTGGCCGCGCTCAACGAGTTCCGGCAGCGCCTCGGCTACAGCATCGAGGAGTTCGGGGACGACTACGTTCTCTCGGTCTCGCGGCTCAAGAACGTGCTCTCAGGCCGGACCCGCCCGACCCGGGCGTTTGTCGAGGACGTGGTAGATGCCATGCACGACTTCCTCGCGTGGACGGCCGCACACCCCTACCCGGAGGAGCCCGAGGCGCACGAGGATTTCCGCGCGATGGCGCAGTGTGTGATTGACGCGGCGGGGGCACTCCGGTGAGACTTCCGGCCGCCACGCCACACGGACCGGCCTCACTCGACCCATTCACCGCGATCATCCCGGCCACGACCCCGCGGACGCTCGCAGAAGACCAAGCCGAGGCCACTACGACCTATGCACTCATGGTGGCCGTCACGCGCGCCCGGCTCCGTAATGTCTCGACACATAAAGCCTGCTTGATCGTGCTGTGTGCGTCCCTACGCCTCGCTGGGGATATGCTCGCCTTCCTGATCCAGACCCCGGCCCAAGAGGCGTTCGAAATGCGGGCGCTCGTGCAGTTCGTCAAAGACGCGATGCGATATCGGCGCCGGCTCACCATGCGAGCTCGGGAGCCGTTCACTCCAGACTGAGGAGCGACCCATGCGACGACCCACGAACGCAGAACGACTGTTCAACGGGAATGACCTTGGCCCGTCCTGGCAACCCTGGGTGTTCTTCGCGGACACCGGCTCAAGCGGTGGCGGCGAACAACCCGGTGGCGGGGGCGGGGGTAGTAGCGGAGCGGGTGCCGAGAATAGCGGCAACGGTGCGTTCGGAGAAATTGGCGGAAGTGCGTCTCGGGAACAACAGACGGGCCCTGGGGGAAATGTCGAGTTTTCAGGTGGCACGGGGAGCCTCGAAGCCTCTCAGGCCGGCAACGGTTCGAACGGCAGTAACGAGCCGGCATTCGGGAGCCCTGATCTCGTCGCGGCTGGCCCACCGGCCTCTGCGAATATCGGCCCAGGCCCGACCGGCTCCAACGTTGCCGGTGTCGGACTCGGGAACCCCGGAATCGGCGCAAGCGGGACGATCCAGGGAACAACGTTCGCGGCAAACAGCGCGGTCGGGCAATTCTTCGCCGGCGCAGCCCGCGGAGTCTACGATGTCGTAAGCAGCATCCTCGGCGGCCTGATCCCCGGGTTCGGCCAGGTATTCGGCTACGGCGTTCGCGCGGCCGCAGCCAATTCCAATCAAGCCTACGGCCTCAGCCCCGACCTCAGCGTTTCAGGAGGGTATGGCACGACGGGATACGGGACCGGCGCCCAGGGCGAAGGTGGAGGTGGGGGGTTCCTCCTCACCGCCGAGCGGTTACTATTCGGCAGTGGTGGCGGCGGCGCACCGGCGAGCGATCAAACTTTGCCGTTCAACCTTGGCACGTCGAACCCATTCGCGTTTACACCTCTCACGGCCCCCGCGGCGATTCCAACCCCCGCAAGTGCCGGCGCCGGCGGTGGCGGCGCCCCTGGAACTGGCGGGGCCCTGGGAAACGTGACGACGACCCGGCCTTACTTGATTCTTGCGCTCATCGCAGCGGCTATTATCGCCGGGATCATTTGGTACAACTACGCGAAGAAGCACGGCGGCGCGCACAAGGGTGGCGGGGTCTCACTCCCTCACGCCACGGCCGCATAGGGAGGAATGAAGATGAAACTCCGCGGACGGTTCGTCGGGCTCGTCGCGCTGGTCGCGTTCGTCGGCACGTGGTTCGTGTCGTCGCTCGTCCCGCAGGCGTTGGCCCAGGTATATCCCCCCCCGTGGGTCCAAACGAGCAACGGCTACCAGTTCATGTACTCGACCATCTTCTCGAATGTGGACCCGCGCGGGAACGCGATTACGCACAACTTCGTCACGGGCTCGCAGGTGATTATGAACGGCACGTGGTCGGGCGCCAATGCGCCAATCACCCTTGCCGGAAACAACACCTTTACTGGCACCAATACATTCAACGGCACCACGAACCTGGCCGGCACCACGACCGTGACGGGGAGCTCGCTCACCATCAACGGGGGTTTGCCCAACAGCCAGCTTGCCGGCAATCTCGTCTCGCAAGTGAACGTGACTACGACGAGCGCGGGCGCGCAACCGAGTATCACAAACCCTTCAGGGGTCGGCCCGTCTACGCTCTCGCTCTCGCTCACGCTCCCACAGATTGTGCTCGGGAAAGGGACCGGGGCGGGAACCTATTCCACCGCCAATGTGTTCGGGACCGAAGTCGGCACCATGTCTCAAACCATCACCGTGCCGCTCGGGGCGAAACTCACCGTGTCGATTGCCTTCAACTGGGAACAACTCACAGCACCGGCGGCATGCGCGTACCAACTGTGGGATACTCCATCAGTCCTGGCGTACCAGACCAATGACAACCCGTCCGCGGCCTCCGATCCATTGCCGTCCGCGATGCAAAGTGTCGTGGTGGGGGACGGAGCCCCCCATACCATTCAATTCGCATTTTCAACCAGCAATGCCGCAGACGCTTGCGCCGTGATGAATACGACCAACAGCCAAGTTCCACAGATGATCCTTCGGCTCGAACCGGCGAACTAGCATGACCAACGGCGGTGCACGGCAAGCGGTCAAAGGAGTGGCGCAAGATCCCATTTCGGAAACGAGAGGAGTTCGTCGTGGGCGGCTACCTCTCTTCGGCGCCTAATCGCCTGAGTACGCTGATCCTCGGCCAGTACGACCGCAAAGGCACACTCGTCTACTCGGGTCTGGCCGGAAGCGGCCTCCCGCTAGATACTCGCAAGGGTCATCCTTGAAGAGCTGAAGGCGACCGAGACCGCGGCTTGTCCATTCACGCCCGTTCCCACACTCGGAGACCACTGGGGAGAGCTGCGAACGGATCTGCCACCGCACTGGGTGAAGCCGAAGGTGGTGGTTGAGGTGGAGTACCGGGAACGCCTGGCGGACGGCCTCCGTCACTCAGCGCTCAAAACTCTACGACCGGACAAGGAGCCCCGCCAGGTTCGTGCGCCACTAAGCACCGCCGACAGGAGGGCTTGAGCCCTGTGAATATTTCAGACCGCCTCACTCTGCTGGCGTTATTCTACCGCCGCGAAGCGAGAAAGTGCGCGAAGGAACGAGCGTACCTTGCTGCGTGCATCATGCAGGCGTCGATGTTGGAGGCTCTATTGCACGCAATGTGTTTTCTGTACCCGGACCAAGTTAGAAAGACAGCCATCTATCAGAGAAAGAAGTTTCGAAGGAAGCGCCACAAGTCCCTAGACTTCACCCTCTACGAATTAATCAATATCGCCGACGAGTTGGCGTGGTTCCCGCCGAAACTGATTACTTGGGGGATGAGGGCTACACTAGCGGGCTTTGTACATGAACTTCGGCAATTTCGAAACTACGTGCACCCAGGCGTCTGGGCACCGGAGCGCCCGGAAACGACGAAGTTCACCAAGGACGTGTACCATGTCGCGGACGAGATCGTTGACGTCGCCAACTCTTGGCTTCTTCATCAGGTGCACGAAAGTCTCCGAAAAAGCATGAGACGGGAAGGGCTCCTGGCATGAATGGACACGTCTCGGTGCCCATTAGCTCCTCAAAGTATCCCTTCGCGGCCAGGTCGCGCAGGGCGCTCGCTCCTGTTGGGCCATGATACCCACCTTTTTAGGACTCTCCCGAGTCAATCTCCAGGCCACGCTCACGCAAAAGATGCGTCACCTCGCGTCGCGCGTGTTCTCGTCCCCATTCCGTACCCATAGACTACGCCTCGCTGAACCGAGCAATAGGTCTTCAGGGCGTTCAGAATCTCCGTCGCCAGTGTGAGACCAGGG from the bacterium genome contains:
- a CDS encoding helix-turn-helix transcriptional regulator, which translates into the protein MAVATMNARTGLEQAFVAALNEFRQRLGYSIEEFGDDYVLSVSRLKNVLSGRTRPTRAFVEDVVDAMHDFLAWTAAHPYPEEPEAHEDFRAMAQCVIDAAGALR